The region CAACCATGACTACTTTTAGGTCAAGGGAAAATAACTGGGATTTCCTATAAAAAAAGAGTGTAACTGAGTATGGTTGTACTGGTTGGCTTTTTCAGTGAatccctgtctgcctgcttataCCAAGAGCAGTGGCCTTATGTAAATGGTAGGGGCAGGTACTCGCCATCATACTACTCTtataatactactactactattactactacactgctgctttggtacaaTGTTAATAATGATAAAGACcagtttgcataatttttattaagTTGGCATATAGTAGATTTGGCAACAAAATTACAATGGAATGTCAATTCATGTAATGTCAGTTCATTGCCAAAATGCACAACAAATCAGCACTTGCGTTCGTTCACACAGTGGTGTAGCGTGGTGCTCCGGGGCAGGAGCGGAACGGGGATGGCGTACTGGGGAAGACGCTCTGGAATTCTGGGATGTTCTCCGACCTGACATTGGGAGACACCTGCCTCTTTTGGCGGGAATATTTGTACCTGAAATCCTGGGGTGGCCTGACGACGGAGTCGCTGGCCTCCTCAGAAGACTCAGAGGAGTTTGATTCTGAGGACTGGTCGTGCGACGCTTTTGGACCGGTGGGTGGCTTGGCTTTCGGGGCTTCGGGGGCCGCATTCGGTTGGATCGGGACAGCAGGCTTGCCGTCGGGGCTGACAGGGACTACATCTTTTAGTGCAGAATCTGTGGGTCTGGGGCCCCGGTCCTTTGGCACTGGGGGTTTGGCATCTACAGCTATGGGTTTCTCACGCTGAGCAGAAATCTCATCTGGCACCTTCTTTAGCCCGGCGCCTCCCCCCGTAGTCCCAGGCTTAGGCATCTCAATCCCCTATGACGAAAAAGACGACAGCCTGACCATGCTGGACTATTTTCTAATGAGCTGGGTCAGTATCCATCCAACATTATCCACCCAACATTATCCACCCAACGTTATCCACCCAACATAATCCACCTAACATAATCCACCCAACATTATCCACCCAACATTATCCACCCAACATAATCCACCCAACATTATCCACCCAACATTATCCACCCAACATTATCCACCCAACATTATCCACCCAACATTATCCACCCAACGTTATCCACCACCTCCTGGGTTTTGAAGCCTATAATGCGTAAGTGAGAACGGAGATTTCAGGCACAGGTTAAACTGGCTGGCAGAACAAAGAGGCTGAGGgagttttttttaacacactttCAGTGTAGGTGGCATGTTGCCTGACAGTGACTCTGCAAACCAAATTTGTGGATTGCCACCATTTCAAAGCCACACACAAGACATAAAAAAGACATAcgctgatatcagtgttattGTAACTCTATGTAACTATTATACCGTCAAACATGTCCAGCTGACCATGTGTACCAACGCTGAGATTATCATCATTAATGTCCGGATGTGACAACTCGTTTATGATATTTATAGTTATTGACAGAAGATGAGAATGATGAGGGATGGGGAAGCAGATTAAGAGATGCGATCTGATTGAGAAATATCACTCATTGGCCAGTTTAACAACATGTTATTCGGAGTCAATGTAGGAATGTTATTGGTTGACTGAATAATTCATTTATACGTACATTTTTTACAAAATGTCGGGTAGGCTCGTCCCTAGCTTAACTGATTGGCACAACGCCACTGCTGTCTGATGGTGCTGTACCAGTGTGGCAGGTCATTCACGGTACCTGGGAGTGGAATAGTTCACAGGAGACTTGGACGTCTCTGTCCCTGCTCTCATAAACTGCCCCAACACAGAAACCTGCCGCCTGAAAAGAAATAAACGCAATAAGCCAATGGAGGGTCACACAGTAAGGGATGAACTGCGAATAGTGTGCATCCAACGGCGTaagagagagtttgatattgggggggaGGTGGAGACACAACTTAATCATTTTAATACAAAAGTCTATTTCTTGGGGGCTATGAATGAATCTAAATTAAATACTGGAGGGAATATATCCCTCCCCTCCCACCCTGGTCCCCATGTCTCTGTGAATATCATGTTCAGAAGCATAGGCTGGGACAGGGCTGAAGCCCAAAGTGAATCCAAATGAACCCCGAATGATTTGTTTACCTCAGATGTTTAACAGCCACAGTCTGAGTTTGAGAACTGCGGATAAGACCCAGCTATCGTAAGATCCAAGCAACGCCTCTGATCATGTTCTTAAAACTCTCCAAATAACCTGAAAATCCTTAAGGGTTAATAGACTCTCGCGTACAGTTTTGTAGCCCTGATACCTACCTCTCCGTTTATGTCTGTTGGCTGGCAGAGTCCAGTGTTTTCTTGCTCGAGGGTGCAGTCCGTCTCCTGGATGGTGTATTCCACAAAGCTGCCCTGTGCCGCCGTGCTCTGTGCCATGTGTGGTATTATGGTCATCCAGCTTCTCATGACAACACAGCTACAGTGGAATGCTGGAGAAGGCTGTGGTTTGCACTGCGTACCTGGGAGGCTCGGGTGATGCTCTGCAGCCTGAACTGCGAGCCGCTGGCTTTCTCGGTGTTATACTTGCGGAGGGTTAGCCGAGCCGCTCGCAGCGCCTCTCTGCTGTCCACGGGCAGGAGCAAGGGGCAGTCGGGGCAAGTCTTCAGCAACGTCTCTGGTTGGTCTGCAAAAGCCCAGAGCATGAGGTCTCCTTCAGCATTCATTCTCAGGGCATAATGCAAAATAGCGGAAAGTGAGTAAGCTGAAAGCTGACATGGAAATTCTCTGATTTATAACATACCCAAATATAATGTAAAGGAAAGCTGAGTGCTGTGCTCACTGAATGCAACTACCTGGGATGAGAATGCAGTCGTAGCTGTGCAGGTAAGAGAAGCCCTGCAGTGCGTGCAGGATGGTGGTGTTGCAGTTTCCGGCGATTTGCTGAAATAAATCAAATGTTTTCAATCCACATAACAACATTAAAACCCTATTTTAAGGGTA is a window of Brienomyrus brachyistius isolate T26 chromosome 15, BBRACH_0.4, whole genome shotgun sequence DNA encoding:
- the LOC125709274 gene encoding alpha-2-HS-glycoprotein-like, which codes for MIIKMRKCILCLFPALIVSWAQTSDILPVPCNDKTVEKLSRLALTYVNEDRTVGYKFSLNRILNVHLHAQGPAGKVHYLDLEVLETKCHVGSPKPWKRCDIRPFMETQIAGNCNTTILHALQGFSYLHSYDCILIPDQPETLLKTCPDCPLLLPVDSREALRAARLTLRKYNTEKASGSQFRLQSITRASQSTAAQGSFVEYTIQETDCTLEQENTGLCQPTDINGEAAGFCVGAVYESRDRDVQVSCELFHSQGIEMPKPGTTGGGAGLKKVPDEISAQREKPIAVDAKPPVPKDRGPRPTDSALKDVVPVSPDGKPAVPIQPNAAPEAPKAKPPTGPKASHDQSSESNSSESSEEASDSVVRPPQDFRYKYSRQKRQVSPNVRSENIPEFQSVFPSTPSPFRSCPGAPRYTTV